The Endozoicomonas gorgoniicola genome contains a region encoding:
- a CDS encoding DUF4376 domain-containing protein, protein MPSLGKHDPLSQRQADKSLINQTRDRLDNEPVLVSGVLIQCNDESLHRLRETIEFFDDLKQDDGTVSWKLADNGLLPCNREELQTLMIETRKARALRFSRLHARANEFKQQIDSGQTVTLRDIAGSW, encoded by the coding sequence ATGCCGTCGTTAGGTAAGCACGACCCTCTTTCCCAGAGGCAGGCTGATAAAAGCCTGATCAACCAGACCCGTGACCGGCTCGATAATGAGCCGGTTTTGGTTTCCGGGGTTTTGATTCAGTGTAATGATGAATCCCTTCACCGGCTGCGGGAAACCATCGAGTTCTTTGATGACCTGAAACAGGACGACGGCACAGTGAGCTGGAAGCTGGCAGATAACGGCCTGCTGCCCTGTAATCGGGAAGAGCTGCAAACCCTGATGATTGAAACCCGCAAAGCCCGCGCCCTGCGATTCTCCCGGCTTCATGCCAGAGCCAACGAATTTAAGCAACAGATCGACTCAGGCCAGACAGTCACCCTTCGGGATATTGCCGGAAGCTGGTAA